Genomic DNA from Solanum pennellii chromosome 3, SPENNV200:
ATCTGAAATCTGTGGATGCTGTTAGTGTGTGAAGTGAAGTTGTTGAAGACTGCCAAGTTTCATTTATACTTGTGTATTCTTGTAGTTTGAAGAGTCTCCAAGGGGATTTATATGGCCTTTGGGGAATGGCAAATTGTGGAAGAGTTAATAGTACTCCACCTATTGACTTGAGGTTTTGGGTTGGATCCTCATATTCTTGGATAAACCTATTCTCTCACATGTGAGGTGGGAAGGGTGTTGGAGATATGCAATTTCCTATACCAGGTATTGAAGGACTTTCAAAGACCTTTATAAACCCTCATATCCGATGTGGAATTTAGGATACATGGGACATGCGTGTCTGCTTTAAGAAACTGTGTTCACTATGAACTAGATTTTGTTTTGCACACCATTATTGAaagcttttatatatatatagatatattttattttatttttttaaaaaaaattctggaTGTTAATGCCTCTTGGGAAAAAGTGTCTGACTGGATTCATTGGCACTGTTTAGATATTGTGGGTCAACAGTGATATAGCTGTGTTGTTCAGTCATTTTTCACTTGCATCaaatttaaattggaaaaatcCGTTTCTCTTACAAACATTTATCGTTGTCTTCAACTTGAACTGATACAAATAGATGGAACCTTTTTATTTTCAGGAAGTAGCTGTGAAGAAATTCCTAGACCAAGAATTAACTGGTGAATCACTTGAAGAGTTTAAAAGTGAGGTATACCCTTTCTTGTCCAACATAGGCCTTTTCCCTTGGTTTTTCAGGGAAGTTTTGAAAATTACAATTCATGGCATTACTATCATATCTTGGATGTCTTTCTANTCaaatttaaattggaaaaatcCGTTTCTCTTACAAACATTTATCGTTGTCTTCAACTTGAACTGATACAAATAGATGGAACCTTTTTATTTTCAGGAAGTAGCTGTGAAGAAATTCCTAGACCAAGAATTAACTGGTGAATCACTTGAAGAGTTTAAAAGTGAGGTATACCCTTTCTTGTCCAACATAGGCCTTTTCCCTTGGTTTTTCAGGGAAGTTTTGAAAATTACAATTCATGGCATTACTATCATATCTTGGATGTCTTTCTAAATCATCAAtggattttcttttttcaaaatatattgaaaaaccTTTTCAAAAGAGTTTGAAAAGCTAATGAATAAATgccaaaggaaaaaaaaaatccagAATAAGAACATTAAAATGGGGATACATGCCCTAGTACCACTGatacaagaataaaaaatctAGCTCAATGCATGCCTAGTCACTAAGTCGGTATAAGCCAGGAAGAATACTGGCAGAAAGTAATGCTTGCTTGTAAGGTACAATTACAACTGATGGGATAAGGGAAGGATAGCCTAGTGGTAAAGACCCTATACCTCCAATTGTTAGGTTGGTGGTTCGAGCCACCAATGGAGAAAAGTTGGAGAGGGCCACTGCTGGGCTCCTAGAAGGtctttttgttttgatgaatttcaCCATATCAAAAGAAAGAATTGTGTAATTacatcttaaatttttttgtgtagaATGATGATCTTTGtgtgaaagaaaaatacatttgaCTGATGGAGAAATAATATAAGGATTACTTGACTTGAGGCAGTATCAAAATGGGGAAGTATGCTGCATTTTCTCTTAGATAGAGTTGAATTTGTCCAACTAATACTCTAGGGCATTATGACACTATCAACTTTTACTCAGGATTTATTAATTTCAAGCTTccagaaaattgaaaatttttcatTACTTTGTTTTCCAAATTGAttcctttctttcttgcttATATACTTGAACATAGAGAAATCAAAAGCTATATGAAAAATTCACTCTTTATTCAGCTAGTGGTCGTTCTAATAGTTCCTCTTTGCTCTTCTTAATTTGTAACTCTTGGTAAGAAGCACACAGCATGTTAACCAACATGCTGATGCAGTCTTTTCTTTAAACTGTTCCTCTGTATCATCCAAGTTAGTGAAAGTTTTCTCCACTGAGTTCAGCCCTTTGATGTTTAATCAATTTGCCCAATTAAAACTGTAAATGATGCAGAGCCTTAAATGTTGTTGCAGATCTATTTTGTGCACTTATCCATTTGTAGTCTGTTTGTTACACTAAGAAAGTCAGTAGTCATTGCTCTTATCTGATGTATTATTTAAAGGAATATTGTAATCTCattcaaacttaatttttcCTTGGAAGGTGATGATCATGAAAAGACTCCGGCATCCTAATGTAGTCCTGTTCATGGGAGCTGTTACACGTCCTCCAAACCTTTCAATTGTTACTGAGTTTCTTCATAGGTACATCAAAATTCTGTAATATTTAGTTTTGCGGTAGTTCTGGTCCTCCAGGAAATTTAAAGTTGCCAAATAGCTGTTTCCAAGCTTGGAAGTATAAAGTGTTTGTAGCTTTGATGTATAACCGTTCAAATGCTggaaatcaaattatattttgttttgcaGAGGTAGTTTGTACAGATTAATTCATCGGTCGAACAATCAATTAGATGAACGGAGACGATTGAGGATGGCTCTTGATGCTGTATGCTCcacttctcttcttcttctttttaatttttccattgATTCAAACCTTCTACATTACATAATGACTTTCTGCTATACGTAATTTATTTAACGAACAGGCTCGAGGAATGAACTATCTACACAATTGCACTCCTGTGATAGTTCATCGTGATTTGAAGTCTCCAAATCTCCTTGTGGATAAGAACTGGGTTGTGAAGGTGGAATTCCTTTGACTGAAACCTAGTGAATGATATCTTACAATACCTTCCCATTTAACACAACTATTTGTGACTCTAGGTATGTGATTTTGGGTTATCGAAAATAAAGCACAGCACCTTCCTATCTTCAAGATCAACTGCTGGGACGGTAAGCAGGAGGATTTGATTCAATTACTCAGTACATgcttctttcttcctttttctttttgtttcccTTTATTTTCTACATTTGTTTAGCTGTTAAATTGACGTTCTCCTATGCTTGATAACCTTTCCCTTGCTTCTTGTTCCCACGACTTTATTTCATAGTGGTGCCTTTCTTAATAGAACTTGTAATATTCCAGTCATGCATACCTGCTAATCTTTGTACATCATTTTATATCAGCCCTTTTGTAGAAGATAGCTCCATGCTGTTGGTCTTAAAACAATTCAGGCTTTTGGAGATGTTTTGGTTGCCAAGTTTCTCCTTCAAAAAGGTGGTCGCTGTGATCCATggttcaaaaataaatttaaatgtatgACATGTTTACCTCATCTGAAAAGAGTATCAAGGCTTCTAATTACATATTTTAGCCCTTTCCGATATCATCAAGACTTAGTTTTGAAGTTGTGAAATTGTTTTACCTTGTTATCTGCGCACATGATGAACTACTGTAAAAGTAGGACAGCTGCTCTTTGATACTATTGATTTTGAAGAAAGCCAGTAAATACATATGGTGGAGATAGTTCCGAAATGACAATAATTGCGTATTTGTACTGTCTTTCATTTGTTCTCATAAACCTAGATGCATAAATATAGTTTagaactttcttttttttgctgATCTTCACGTGTTATTTAGTGGTTATAGTATTCATTAAGGTAGAAAATTTATAAGTTCTATATCTAATGCTAAGTGGGCATTTGGTTGTGTTGCATTGTGATGTTTGATAAAagtaggtttttgtttttaaagtGAAAAATTGGAGTTGTGTTTGGCCATGGATACTAATTGAAGTTGTTTTTGTTCATGGCCAAACGCCTCATAGCTGTGCTGTATTGCGTTTCACATAATATACAATGTGTAAATTTTCCCTTTCTGCTGATATTTTGTGGAAATTAGCAGTTACAATAGAATATGCTTTGCTTCATTCAGATTCTCGGTGATTTGGAGTTAACTTGGATGACTCTTGTACTTAAGCTTATGCTGCACAAAATGCTTGCAGTTTCAAGGGTAGAAAATTAGCACTTGTAGAAACATATACTTTTTGTTAGTAATTCGTGGTAATGAACTGTTGTATGTTTCTACTTATACACGGGAAATTTTACCACGTTAGAAAATACTGGGTAATGGAACTGTCGCTTTTGAGAAGTTTCTCTGAATTTGCATTATTCATGTATTACATATATATGGTCTAACTAAATACTGCAGACAAATCAGTATTTTTTATGTATCCCTGCAAGAGTTTAATGAGCAAACATTTGACTCTTGTTGTTGCTGGCTTATGATTCTGCTGCAACCTTTTGTTTTCAGGCTGAGTGGATGGCTCCAGAAGTGCTGAGAAATGAGCCTTCAGATGAGAAGTATGTCTTACATAATCATATTACCCCATTCAAAGTGTTGAATAAATATGTATTAGTGAAAGCAACTATAACACAAGAATCAGAACAATTCTACTACAAATATCAGGGTTCAACTATGAGTTTGTTCACCGTCATTGGTATAATGGTTGTTGATTTGTACAATGATTTCATGCCTTACAGATGTGATGTATATAGCTTTGGTGTTGTACTATGGGAGCTCTGTACTCTGCAGCAGCCATGGGGAGGAATGAACCCCATGCAAGTCGTAGGTGCAGTTGGATTTCAACATCGCCGTCTTGACATACCAGATGACATGGATCCTGCTATTGCGGACATCATCAGAAAATGCTGGCAAACGTGAGAACAATTTATCTTTCATTCATTTTGCCCCTAATTGAGCTCTGTCCATAATCTTTTACTCGCTTCTTTAGAGCTTGTCAGGCTGACCAATGTTTTTGGTTAATACTAGAATCAGTGTTATCATGTGGTTGTTGTTCATAATTAAGGCACCTAGGTGACCATCACAGTGTTGGTCTGGCAGTGCCTGAAATTTTTGTCCATCTGTTAATATCTTCCCAATGGTATGTGTAAAAAGAGTGAGGGTTAACGTTCAAATCTCAACAGAGAAAGAAACAACATTGGGTGATTTTTTTCCATCTGTCTATATCTTGCTTGGCAAATTTATCTGCTACCTACAATACCCCGTGAGAATAAGTGTAAGCAAGCTGGCCTAGACACCACAATCATTGAAAAAGAAGTGAGTCACTTATATATAGTGTTAGTATGCAGTACCAAAGCACCTCAGCATGAAAGCCATGCCATTAGTTTTGACAAAATATAGCACCTGTTTGCGTGTCTATACAAGGTTATCTCTGGTTTTCTTGATGTAAAaatcttatgttttttttttttgatttaccTGTTTAATGTGTAGAGATCCAAAGTTACGGCCTTCATTTGCTGAGATTATGGCTGCTTTGAAACCACTGCAAAAGCCTATAACCAGTTCACAAGTACCAAAACCACTGGGGAACAGAGGTCAAGAAAAGGGCCGGTCATAAAGGAACGTGGATGATCGAGCAGCACAGCATGTTTAGGACAGAAGGGAAAACGgaattttatcttttgttggaaATGAAGACAGGTCCATATTTGTTTAACCAGAAATTAAAGGAAGACATAAAGGATCTGTCAACAAACATATACTTCATGTCGAGTCAATTGttgtgattcttttttttttttgttttgttttctggCAGTTGTCAACCCACAGGTCCTCAAAATTGTGAATCTTATCTTATGTATATTCATTTTTGGGATCATTTTGTAATTAATAGAGATTGAGAACATTTCCCATACTTCCACATCAAATACTTTGAGATGCTTGATTATCCAGTTGCAGCAATAGAGGAACAGCCTCatcttttttttggttttgttttttGAATTGAAAGATTTCTGTAATAGTCAATTGTTGATTTAGTTTTTAGTTGAAATAGCATGCCTGGAGAAAACTGATTCATGTAAAGATAAGGTAGGGACCATTTACTACAACTGTATACAGTTGAGTCACTACAAATATCTACTACTCACTCTCTCATATGCTCATTTCATATCCAAAAACATGGCCACTCTCTTTGGATCCACACCTTCTCTGTCTCACCCAATTACCAGAACTAACTTCTCTTCATCCTCCCAAACTCCTCCTCCTTCTCAGCCTCCAAATCAAAATCCACAACCACAAACTCCGCCACCACTGAGTGCAACTGCTGCAGAGCCTCCATCACCTGTTAATGTGCAGCAGCAAAAGCCTAGTAAATCTGCCCGCCTGTCAACCTCTGCGGATTCCACTGATTGGATTGCCTCCTCCTTAACAAGGAGATTTGGCCTTGGTGCTGGACTTGCTTGGGCTGGTTTCCTTGCTTTTGGTGTTGTTTCTGAGCAAATCAAAACTCGTCTGGAAGTGTCTCAACAAGAAACAAACACAAGGTAAACTTACATGATTTCTACTTCCCAtattctatttgtttttttctctgTATAAACATCAAAATTGTATCCAGAAATATGAACTCTTCTTTACTTAATTGTCAGGGTTgttgagaaagaagaagaagtggTCTTGCCCAATGGGATAAGGTACAGTCTCTGCTATGCTAATCGAACTTTTATCCACTATAACAGTAAAGTcgtaaaattattttctcacTTTAAAATAACTGAATTTCACCTACTATAGAATCCATGTACTCACTATAGTAGTAAAATCACTAAACTTTTCCTCCTATAACGACAAAACTTACTCATCAAGGTGTCTGTCCATACGTGAAATTGATGTATATTCGTGTAACAGGTATTATGAACTGAAAATTGGTGGCGGTGCAACAGCAAGGCCAGGGGACTTAGTTGTGATAGATGTGAAGGGAAGCATACAAGGCAGTGGAGAAGTTTTTGTGGATACATTTGGTGGTGATGGAAAGAAGAAGAGGCCATTGGCATTAGTAATGGGATCAAGGCCTTATAGTAAAGGAATTTGTGAAGGTATAGAAACAGTACTAAAAAGTATGAAGGCAGGTGGAAAAAGAAGAGTGATAATTCCTCCAAATTTGGGATTTGGAGAAGAAGGAGCAGATTTAGGAACAGGGCTGCAAATTCCTCCATCTGCTACTCTTGAGTATGTTATTGAAGTTGAAAAAGTTTCTATTGCACCTGCTTGATTGAAGGTATACACAATAAATAGTATAACTTCAAGTGTTTGCTACTAAAGGAAAATGCAAGATAGTTGATTCTTGTACTGTTCTTTAGTTGACAAGAAAGATGTGTGAAAGTTTGATTACAACATATTGAGGAGGGCCATTCTCTCTTTCTACATTAAGAGGGAGATTAACCATTCTTGCATTTAACTTTTCGGTATTCATAATTTATTGATCTGATTAATTTGAATTTCCCGTTGTGCAAGACCATTGAGAAGAAAACATTACCTACCACATTCTCAAAGATCGAGATATAATTTTTGATCAACTTAATTCGATAGGTAGAACGAATTACTATTCATCCATCATAACTTGTGAACAATTGATCTACATATACAATTTTTACTTGTTATGCTGAAATCTTTTAACTCATTGAAACAAATGTCTAGTTcgacatatttattttttttaagcaGAGGTCGTTTCTTACAAAAATATCAAAGAGACCAAATATTTAAGACCGCGCTTTATAAAGGTCATTCTTGTAAATCACCAAACTCCATTTGCAATAGATCTAATTGAACGATTTGCCTTTAAAATGAGTTAACCTTTAATTTTTGCCCTTCAAATGAAttgatctttaattttttttccctaCAGATCAAGTTGATGCTCAGCGGGACAAAGTTTATTTACGAACAAAGGATAGGGCATAAGTTTGAAGATATTATAATGCAAAAAAGTTATTCATCAGATAAAACCTAAAAGAGGAATTTTCGCATATAGTCaatcaaaaataacttaattatactACATATCTATATTTTCCTAATTACgattcgtagctacatgttagagggaggagagagggcagagagtagagagaggtgaactgtatatgtatatatgtcagatgattgtatatatgtaacaagtatacatatatatttgtatatctgATGATCGAGATTAAGTGAGGGagaagagaggcgagcgagagagggtgGAGAGAGAAGAAATGCTAATTGTATTTGTCTGTTCGTCATAcaattgtatattgtatatgtataatttgtatttgtatatatataaaagaggaGAGAGGAAATAGGTGACATAATTACAACTAAAATTAAGTTGTGAACTATAGCTATGTTAGTTAAATAATTAGTACTAAATTTCCCCAAATTAAAAAGCAGCACAAAATAGGGCCAAAAGTGCAAATAACCTGTTAGATAGAATTGGATTTTGATCCACCCGGCCCTTTGTGAGCTCCGTTCAATTTGGGGAAGGAAGAACAGAAGTGTTGAACTGGTAAGGAAATTCATAGAAGCTCAAGAACAAAAACCCTCCTTAAACCCTAACGCGAAGAAGATCGACATGAATAGATCTCTTGCAACAAGTATTTATCGCTGTTCGTTAATGCTGAATCCTTACCCTGCTACCTCTTCATTTTGGCCCAGCTATAGGCGTTTCACATCCAAAAGCTCTAATCAACCTCCTGCtgatagcaacaacaacaaccttCAAGACGAAGACGATATCAGCAATAAAGGTGTGGTTCTTACAAAAATCAATCTTCATTAGTTGTATTAGATCCGCAAATAAGCAAAGTTATATGTTAGCTTGTTTCAATtgctaaaaaaatttgattttgagcGCTCAAAAAATCGGGAAACTTCGCTGTATGTCTTCCTCCTTTTGCCGGTAAATTTGAGCTTACTAACCCTATAATTTGCTTATATCTCTAATTTATACCAAAATAACTTTCAGTTTCAGCAGAAATTAATTacctagtattttttttaactctatGGTATTATCCATCTCTAAGTCATACTGTATAGACTAAATTTCATTGCAATTGAGATAAACTtggagaatttttttattttactgaGTTTCGGATATAGGATTGAAACAGGGATtgatttcatattcaaatttgGAGTTCATTTCTTGTTCCTATTACAGCGCTGAAAAAGCAGATAGATAAGTTTTTTGAAGGAGATGAAGAAGCATTCCCATCAATATTTGAAGccatattgaaaagaaaattggCTGGAAAAAGTGAAGAATCTGATAAGGAATTGATGAATGAACTTCAGGCTCAACCTCGTCGACAGCATGATGCTGCCAATAGAGAGTCTGACTCCGATTGAGTTGACTTACGACAAGTCTACCTATATGAGTATTGTTTTTTATACATTGATGAGAATACAAGATTGTGGATCCATAATTGCCATGGGGAGTGAGTTGTTTATGTATTCATCATTCCTCActgtaattttatatttcaatagCTAGCAGATTCATTTTGGATCAGCAGAAAGAATTTCTATCTGACAACTTGTGAAGTTGGAAGCGTAGGTGTCCAAtcaatcaacaacaacatacccattGTAATCCTACAAGTGTGGTCTGGTCTGGTGAAGGCATCTAATCAATCAATGAAGTGGAATTAACTGTGGGATACCAGGATTTGGATCCCAATAGAAATAGAAGAagtcttttttctcttttggtCTGGCTAAGTTGTAGCGAGCaaaattatgtttgtttgaaGTTTGGATGATTTAAACACTGTGCTATAGCCTCTGGATGATGTATTTGTGACCCATGGATGATATGTTTTCTGAGTAAAATTTGTTATTCCCTTAACCTTCCAGTGTAGGAACTCTTATTCTTTGTACTTACTTACCTATGCATTAATAGAGGTTGTCTTCTCGCGGGTTCAGATTGCTATTGAAGTTTCAGAGCACACTCTATCTTTGTTTCCTCGTTTTTCTGTGCCAAGAATGATCCAATTGAATCAATTCTGAGGCTGATATGTCCGCCTCCCCCATCATCTTCACCGTGTTATTGGAAGTAACCTACCTGCTGGTTGGCTAATGCTATGTTGTGCCTGTACTATTTCAAGTTTGCAGTAATTTTTAAGGGTTAATCGAGGCTGCTTTGTTAAAGATCTTTCAAGCCATCTTTCTGGTTGTTTGGATGCCTATAATGATGCTAAAGCTTTCTTTAGTCATGAAGCTCTTTCATGGGCGGCTTACAATATTGTCAAGGAGATGGTTGAGTTCAATTATTAAAAGAGGTGCTCAGAACGACTGATTAGGGAAATCCATTACAGAAACAAAACCATTTGTGTTATAAATACATCATATTACGGATATTCATTTAAATATATAGGTTTTGAATAAACTTGTAATCAAATCATTAAAGCAGATAACTTGCAAGTGCAAGCAACTTAATTTAACAAGAAATGTTATAATGCGtaaccttttttcttttgtacaaATAGAGataaattcaattatatatatataagaagttcacatttgaataatatttactagtactaattttaaaatcttttctattttcctttttttttcttttaccttttaGCAAAGTAaattttggtttaaaaaaaaacacaaatatttttgtCGTTCCAATGCCTGTATCTAAAAACTGAGAAAACAAACGCAAAACTACAGAGAGTCGCTAAAACCCTAAACCATGAGACGAGCTCTATCTCTGTGCTCCCGCAATTTACATCTCTCTCAAAACTTCAAATCAAATCCAAATTATTTCAACAGCAGCAGCAGTAGCAGTAAAATCATTCATCGCACAGTTGTTCCGTCAAAGATTAGATTCTTTTCTTCATCAGAAAATGATTCTTCATCGAATCACAACACCCCTGAACCAAGCCCTCAGCCGGAGACTAGCTTGAATGAATCCAACGAAAAAGAGACTAGCTTGAACGAATCCACCGAAAAAGAGGTCTCCCTCAATGTTGAAGATGTCAACAATAAAGGTAAGTACTTAGCGATCTGCAATGTGTTTAGTGGCGATTGTTTGTCAATTCTGAGAAAATTGGGTGCTGGGGGTTAATTTAATCTTTCCCTGAAAATGTTTAGGTTTAATGATTTTGCTGATTAATGAGAATATGTACTGGATCTCTCTTGCTATGATTGATGCGGATTGCTGACAATAGAATATTGGAGAAAATTTAAGTAGTTGAATTTTGGGTCTTATTTTACTGGCATCCCTAGTTTCATTGTTCCAACTAGAATGCCCTCAGAAAAAAAAGATATCTTTTTTCAACTTTCTTGGTGTTCTGTCAATGGAAATCCCTTTGTGACACTTACTTTGTTGTGTGTTAAACAATTTATAGTTTCTTTGGGGATTACGCTGATAGAAGATGGTAGTGAATTAAGATCAGGGATGgtgtatttttaatttgaatggGTTTCTTGGTTCCATATTAAGCTACCTCATTTGTTATATCTACTGTAGAGTTGAAGCTGCGGATTGAGGAATATTTCAACAAAGGCAATGAGGAGGCGCTTCCATCAATTCTTGAAGCAATTTTAAAGAGGAAATTGACGGGAAAGCATGAACATACAGATGATGAGTTATTGGAGGAGATGCAGATGAAACCACTGGATGGTGTAAATGATGAAGAGTTTGAATCAGATTTCGAGGAAGGTCACAGCACTGATGAAGATATTGAGGATTTGTATGACGCAACAGATATTGTGAAAAGGAAAATGGTGACTGATAAGTTCTTCAACATGGATGACAGGAAGTGGGATGATATGATAAAAGAGGCTACTGAGCATGGGCATCTTAAGGATACAAGGGAGTGTGAGGAAATTTTACAGGAGATGCTTAGCTGGGATAAAATTTTACCTGGTACTACTTTTGTATGATCTTCTGGCTTCTTAGTTCTTAACTTCTTATCCCTATtagtagaaaattaattcttttgcATCATGATGTAATTTTGACTAGGCTTTAAGCTTATAAAAGGTCCAAcccttaatatttctttaaGTCTTATGATGAGCTTCTTGCAAGTGAAAAATTTAAGTTGTCTGTCGCACTGGCAAAGGTGCCTACCCGTAGCTCATAATCATCAGGTAGTCAGCTGTTTGGAGGGTTGCTGGTGCATATTTTTTATCATTCCAAAATCTTACATCTGTTACAGAAGAACTAATAAACTGCCCCCTCTTGGTTAATTTATTTCTGTCTGTGGACTTTTTGGAGCTTTAGCTTAAGGcccttctccttgcagtaaATAATTCTTTTTGGCCTATTAGCTTCACTAGTTTTATATTGTGACTGGCCTGTGAACTGAAACATCAACTGTGATGACTATCATGCTATTTTCTGTCTTTTCCTGCAACATAAAAGAATTGCGGCGAGCACAATTTTTAATGTGTTCCCATCACATATTAAATATAAGGTAGGGATAATATCTGCCAATTAAAGTGAAAAGATTTCAGCTTTAAAACTTTTTCGTTGCATGCAGATGAATAATATGTATTCCAATCAACAACAAAAGATAATATCTGTGCTCCCAATTCAGCAATAGTGCTGATAGTGTCCGAAATCTAATGGGCACGGGGATGCGATTTCCACAGTAATTTTCTTAGTtagataaatttcattttctaaTTCCTTCGCTATTAGGTTTATAAAATTGTAGTGgtggaaaagaaaaggaaaggtTAAACCTCAAAGAAGTGTGGCAGGAGCAATTAAAAAGTAAGTTGAGGTTTCTTTGATCGAGCAAATTACGTCTTACCTGTTGACAAAATTCTTTCAACAATTCAGTCAATTATAATTTCATCACTAGCTAATTTCTCTGATAGCTTGTATGGAGTAGTTATAAGTTCTATTAAATTTCAGTTTCACGTAATGTATTCTCTTTAGGACACTATTCAAACTTGTCTTTTATAGGATATTAGAGTCAGTTTTCAGTGATCTATTTGATGTCCCAATCTATCATTTGGATTCTTGACTCATcggatattttatctttatccAGATGAAATTAAAAAGAAGGTAGAagttaagtttgatgagatagGTGAAAGGGTTGAAAAAGGTGAGATTACCCCTGAAGAAGGCTATGCATTGTTCAAGGAGTTTGAGGATGGGGTGGTCGTGGAGTGCGCAAAACTGATGGAGAAAGATGCTCCACAGTTTGATGGGACTACTTTGCCAGATGACAAAAAGGATTTGGATGACCCTCCAGGTGAAGGCCCAGTCCTTAGATGGCTAACAAGGGTGGTCTTTGCTCCTGGGGGTGATGCATGGCATCCAAAAAACAGGAAAGTCAAATTGGCTGTTACAGTGAAAG
This window encodes:
- the LOC107015393 gene encoding uncharacterized protein LOC107015393, encoding MRRALSLCSRNLHLSQNFKSNPNYFNSSSSSSKIIHRTVVPSKIRFFSSSENDSSSNHNTPEPSPQPETSLNESNEKETSLNESTEKEVSLNVEDVNNKELKLRIEEYFNKGNEEALPSILEAILKRKLTGKHEHTDDELLEEMQMKPLDGVNDEEFESDFEEGHSTDEDIEDLYDATDIVKRKMVTDKFFNMDDRKWDDMIKEATEHGHLKDTRECEEILQEMLSWDKILPDEIKKKVEVKFDEIGERVEKGEITPEEGYALFKEFEDGVVVECAKLMEKDAPQFDGTTLPDDKKDLDDPPGEGPVLRWLTRVVFAPGGDAWHPKNRKVKLAVTVKELGMSKHQFRRLRELVGKRYHPGRDELTITSERFEHREENRKDCLRTLFALIEEAGKANKIVEDVRTSYVKQRLKANPAFMERLHAKTMKLKESSLLHA
- the LOC107014284 gene encoding uncharacterized protein LOC107014284, whose product is MNRSLATSIYRCSLMLNPYPATSSFWPSYRRFTSKSSNQPPADSNNNNLQDEDDISNKALKKQIDKFFEGDEEAFPSIFEAILKRKLAGKSEESDKELMNELQAQPRRQHDAANRESDSD
- the LOC107014283 gene encoding peptidyl-prolyl cis-trans isomerase FKBP17-2, chloroplastic, producing MATLFGSTPSLSHPITRTNFSSSSQTPPPSQPPNQNPQPQTPPPLSATAAEPPSPVNVQQQKPSKSARLSTSADSTDWIASSLTRRFGLGAGLAWAGFLAFGVVSEQIKTRLEVSQQETNTRVVEKEEEVVLPNGIRYYELKIGGGATARPGDLVVIDVKGSIQGSGEVFVDTFGGDGKKKRPLALVMGSRPYSKGICEGIETVLKSMKAGGKRRVIIPPNLGFGEEGADLGTGLQIPPSATLEYVIEVEKVSIAPA